From the Lathyrus oleraceus cultivar Zhongwan6 chromosome 3, CAAS_Psat_ZW6_1.0, whole genome shotgun sequence genome, the window AATAAACAAAATTTGTTTTCCATTCTTCTAACGAAGTTGTGTATCATGTTTTACCTTCATTAACATGTGAGTTGCAATTATTGCAATATTTACTCCAAGATCTTCGTATAATTTATTTCAACCAACTTTAGTTTATTGTGATAGTAAGTCTACGATTTATCTTGCCCATAAAACAACACTCCTTGAACGTATCAAGCACGTCGAGCTGAATTATCACCTTATTCGGAAAAAAATGTAGGTCAAACTAATCCATTTGTTTTCTGTTTCTTTCAACTCTTAATTGACTGATGTTTTTACCAAACATATTCATTCTCCCTATTTTTTTTTGCGATTTCTAGTTTGTGCTTATTTAACATCATTAAGCTTGAGGGGAGTTATTAACtttattatttataaattaattttaacTAATGTTAATAGTTTGATAAATAATTAATTACATTTTATTAGATATTAGATAGTTAGAAACTTAACTACATTGTACAAGTTTATATATAAGGTTTAAGCCTTGAATAGTGTAATAATGAAATTTCCATTTAACATTCAATCAAAACCATATCAAATAAATATTTATGGAGATATTTTTATAATTAACCTAAAATATAGGTGTGGCAAACAAAGATGTTATTGAAGGGGATTCGTTTTACCACATTTATAATATATTATGAAGTCTAATACCAGGTTTCTGAAAGACTCCTCCCCACAAAAAATACTATGTGAGACAAAATATAAAAGTTCAAAATCTTGAGGAAAAAAATGGACAGATTCGATCTATTTTGCCATCTTTTAATAATGTAACATGAGTGAGTGATTTGATTAAATATGTGTTAAAGATGTTTATATCGAATATTAATCCCATAATTTAATATCACTTCCATTATGagatttttcttttttctttttggtAAAATCTTTTATAGTGAGATGAATGAAAATTACAAAAAGCTTTAATGGGGACATTTTTTCCGTAAATGAATGAAAAACAATCCAATTTGGCAACCACGTGATTGAGAATCTGAATTCAATTAATACAACATTTAAGATTAGTTCAAGTTGAAGCAGAAAGGAGAATCTCAATTATTATGGAAAGAAAGACAAAAATCTCTATAAAACTTACTTTTTTACAAATGAAAATTCAAAAAGTGAATTATAATTTTATATAGgtaaaaatgttttgaaaaagataaattaatataattaaaaaatgaaaaataataaattgtatataataaaatataaaaaagaaCTGTTAACACTTTATTAAGATTATAAAATGATAACATATAGTTTAAAATAAGTATAATATTATAATTGTTACTTTATGAAAATAATTGATATAGTTTCTCATTTTGGTGGATTTTAAAATACTGGTACATCAATTATTTTGAAATGGAGTGTATATAAAATTGGAAGAAATTCAAAAGAAGGATAGAGATAGCTTAATGTATGTcataattattaaattattttgATATTTCAGTATTTATGAGAGCGTcttattttcttcatttttatttatttcatcTCCATCTCTTCTAAATAGCGTGTTTCACGCTCCGCCGCCGACCTAACCATGTCTGATTCTACAACCACCGCAGTTTCATCGCCGTCGCCAACTCTTCGCCGTCACAACTCAATAACGGCGATAACACCTAACGAATTTCACCGTTCAGCAAAGAAGCCACCACTGCGTACAACAAGCTTAGATTTGGAGCTTCTGTTACTCAAATCTCCTTACACTTCATACACATCACTCAGAGACATGCTTCCTTCGCCTCACGCTTCCGTTAATTCTCCCACCGGTTCATCGGCCGCCGTCAACTCCGGTTACGAGATCTCAATCCGCAACCGTCTCGTTAAGCAAGCTGCTTGGGCTTATCTTCAGCCTATGTCATCTTTTCCAACAAACTCCTCCGCTCCTAATTTCCTCAGCCGCCTTTGCCACCGATTCTCTTCCGCCAATTCAATAACCTCTTGTTTCAGTTCAATGGTTTCGGGTTTTACCCGAATTTTTCGTCAAATACTCCAAGCTTTCCGTGGCCAAGTAAGAGCATGATGGACCcttatttttcttattttaattttaatttatcATTTTCCCATTTGTAAATATAGTTTTAGTTTCAATTGTTATTATGGCATCAAAATAAAGTTGAAAATGAATAAAAGAACAAATTTGATCACAAAAGACAAAACAGTCTTCAGCAGCACAATGTTATATTATGTTACAATTTATTTACATGTAGAAAGTATCAACTATGGTAAAATAGTCAACAATGGTGTTTTTTTTGCTGGGCTTAATGTGAGTATATGTACAAAAATGTTACATTTTCAACATGAAGTGGGCTTAATGGGCTTCACCATTGGGCTTGATCATTGTATTGATTGGGTTAGTTGGGCTTTGGAGATTCTTACTTGTTCTTGCGGCCAAAGAAATcattttgttgaaattcaaacaAAGCTGATCTTATTTCAGGCAATGGTGGGGCACTAGGAACAGGAACATCTTTTTTCTGCAAAATAATATTTATCCTTAGCAACAACGATTTGAACATTTAAAATATGACAAGTAGTGATTTTAAATTTATGGTCAAATATATGTAATGTAAGCATATACTATGCTTGTGCTGTGATTGTGATTATAACCTCAAAAAATTAGATTATGCTTGCATCACTAATATTATTTAGGTTTTAAATAATGGTGGTGGCCGCGGCCGCGTATACAAGCTTTCGAATTTTGATTGGTATACAAATTGAAGTCGTTAGGGTGTGATTTAATCATAATTTATTctttaatataatataaaaaCGTTGAATAACATTATTGGTATCAGCACATTTCAATACCGTTTAATAAGCACATTTCAATACCGTTTTGTGGTGTGGCGGCCGTTTTTTAAAAGCTTTTACATTTTTTATTTGCAACATAACATGTAACTTTCATGGTTGAGAGTTGCTCTAAGTAAACTCACCTTCTTGGAGGTTTTGCTTGAAAGTTTCTTGGACTGAGCAGCCAAGTGATCAAAAACTTGAAAAAATGCAGTCTGCCCCAACTCAGTGCAATTTTGCCAGTAAAAAATTGCCAAATCCCATGCCCTAACTCTCCACTCTTGAAACAACTTGTCAAAATCAATTTCATTCTTAGATACATATGGTCTCAACACTTTATTATAAACATATCCTGTCCCCTGCATCAACCAGCATTCAACATGACTTTCACTTTCATTGGTAAATGAAACAACAGAATAAAGTGTTGAAAAAAAGTACTACTAGTTTATGTTAAAGTTACCATATAGACATTTTCTCAAACATGTTATGTTCTTACCTTAGTTTTGGGATACCACATGTATATAAAAAGTGCAAGCTTCAATTCTCCATACAAAGGCAACCTTCATAAAGATTACATGTTAATTTCTTGCACAAAATTCAACAATGATACAAATGAAATGACTAAAAATTCAAGCACTCACCATCCAATAACCACATCAGCAAACTTTTCCAGTACTGTGAAAAAAGCCACAATGATCCTGCAAATTAAGAATTGCACATACATACCAGACACCATTATCATACAATATAATCATGTATATGAAACTAAAGTGCTCAAAATGAATGCAACTAAACATGCTGATAAATAAAGGTGTGAGCACATGATTAGGTTCAATGTTTGAACCACTTTTTAAGCTATTGACCTCTATTTATCCATTATAAAAAGCAGATCCGTTTCTTGGCACAAACTCAACAACTAGTTTTTTTTTTTAGATTCTTAATCATTAGTAAAGCTCTTTAAACAATCCTTCTCATCATTCCATGATCCACAATTTAAGTGCAAATTTTAGAAACACTAATCATAGAAACAAGAAAAAAAAGTGAACTATTATAATTTATAATCTTTACCAATATTGACACCAGAATCGAAGTTCATCCATTTCAACCTTGTTTCTCTCTACTGTTTTATAGCATTCAAATCCAGGATATGCATATCCAAGAAGCAATCTGAATATTCAAAATCAAAATCATATAAATATTATAACTAACCTCTTGATCTAAAAGAAGAATAACAGAAAAAATAGTAAATACATTACACTTACATAAGACAGCGAGTAATGAAATCTCCTAACATTTCGAAAATCCCTAGTAAACCAACAACAACAGCAATTCATCAAATTTCTGAAACAACAAAACATGAAAAATAATTTGTTCAGCATTTACCTGTTGTTTTGTTTGACAGAGTCAAGAACTGAAACCGCTTTTTTGTCTACTGATAAGGAAAATTGACGAGTTCAAATTAGAGTTTGAAACTTTGGATTTGGAAAAATGGTTTAATAATTCCCTGGGAGAGATGAAAGAAGATAAATTAGatcacaaaaataactaacaaccagcgtttatgtgtgtatatatatataaagaagATTTGGTTTACTTTTTCTTAGATTGAAATTGAAAGGAAAGAGAAAGGTTACGCGGGATTGGATTGAATTTCTTGCCACGTACGCTTTGGTTTTTCTTGAATCTTAGACGCTACTCTTGCTTGTTTGGGGTTTGGGGGTTATATATATTCTTTTTGTTCATGGCATGGATTCACCGTTTGGGAGTTAATGCACGCACCGATGAAAGCCCATTTTGGTAATTTTGTGTAGATTATATACAATTGTCACTTGTGTGTTTAATGAATTGAATCGTGGTActgtttttttatttattttgattagTCTCTTTTTATTATAAATTTGACATTTTATTGTTTAGAAACAATTTGAATAATTAATGTGGTTTATGTATTTGATTAATTACATCAGGTGACTTGTTGAAAAATATAACTCATGTTATATGTTACACTTTATTACTACTATTATTTATtgaatataattaattataaatttaaTTTAGATTAAAATGAGTGTTAGCCCGACTCTCTTTTTAACTCTCTCTTAAACATTTACTCCATCCGTATCATATTATAATTAAATTTCATTTTTctaaatttattaaataattaatgtatttaatatatatatatatatatatatatatatatatatatatatatatatataatatatatatatatatatatatatatatatatatatattatttaatgaatctaaaaaaaatgaaatttacGGGATGGAGAAAGTACTTTTTTTAATCGGATAAAACAAACGTGGATCTCTCGCTTTGAAAATGAATCTCACATAAAATGTTTGAATTCACACGtgttttat encodes:
- the LOC127125588 gene encoding uncharacterized protein LOC127125588, producing the protein MSDSTTTAVSSPSPTLRRHNSITAITPNEFHRSAKKPPLRTTSLDLELLLLKSPYTSYTSLRDMLPSPHASVNSPTGSSAAVNSGYEISIRNRLVKQAAWAYLQPMSSFPTNSSAPNFLSRLCHRFSSANSITSCFSSMVSGFTRIFRQILQAFRGQVRA
- the LOC127125587 gene encoding putative HVA22-like protein g gives rise to the protein MLGDFITRCLILLLGYAYPGFECYKTVERNKVEMDELRFWCQYWIIVAFFTVLEKFADVVIGWLPLYGELKLALFIYMWYPKTKGTGYVYNKVLRPYVSKNEIDFDKLFQEWRVRAWDLAIFYWQNCTELGQTAFFQVFDHLAAQSKKLSSKTSKKKKDVPVPSAPPLPEIRSALFEFQQNDFFGRKNK